In one Umezawaea sp. Da 62-37 genomic region, the following are encoded:
- a CDS encoding tetratricopeptide repeat protein translates to MSDLLAVAQRLADHLVERGSEAHGPIVKVLRAVVVELSLSSTHFEFDRVSRCAKALNRIGAVDSVDALITAALSDADNTEDLRLQNLRGVLAAERGDYALAESLLEDAHIDAGRLGSPLRTTVIANLAAVNALRGKIDKAARWARARTPDNEGAAALLAAVGSLIARARSDRAALESAAVAQRDAVVGLVTRIHQDHPIALGAFTAAMATEFELARSRHSPARADQAIDALEVGLLRCSATLGTTHPQTLVAQVNLAAAKFQVARDSRESDQVRAAVATLAEAAASTCSVLGEDHPQCLTALSNLASAEFELARVSRSTVAAHSALPKLVAAAERTALVLGTGHPQSLTALSNLASAEFELARLAGSRDFAARALESLELATSRSAAVLGEGHPSTLVLNQERRVCQAWLFDEEDDDGAGGTVLTKRRTATKWDFDDEYLSFDQAADVLHHESGAATSAEHGQLDVVRALADLALMSWRSGDHVEAVSAARRAMLAWRPLAEDDPRHLVDLGRSLDNLGVCLSGVGNDSEAVKCFDEATRIWRVLSRDTPSAHHPNLARTLNNASVSLRILDRASEAVAAAAEAVALRRGAAGPDNDAQQSELVRSLANLALAMLAEGQAADSLATAEEAVDLCRTLVSTAFNEHREDLAQALVVFSVCLSEAGRLRSALHAAREAVAHHRRLVAVDRHHLLDLALSLENLADHLGRSNRPGDQLAVLIEATAMWSELVTANPNRYSAEFEQCLLAVETLRDGGAAEPTD, encoded by the coding sequence ATGAGTGACCTCTTGGCTGTGGCACAACGACTCGCTGATCACCTGGTTGAACGGGGGAGCGAAGCGCACGGGCCCATTGTCAAGGTTCTCAGGGCCGTGGTCGTCGAGCTTTCGCTGTCGTCGACGCATTTCGAGTTCGACCGAGTATCCAGGTGCGCCAAGGCGTTGAACCGGATCGGTGCCGTAGACAGCGTCGACGCGCTTATCACCGCAGCGCTCTCGGACGCCGACAACACCGAAGATCTCAGGTTGCAGAACCTGCGCGGAGTACTGGCGGCCGAGCGAGGTGACTACGCCTTGGCGGAATCGCTGCTGGAGGACGCCCACATCGACGCTGGACGGCTGGGGTCGCCGTTGCGCACGACCGTCATCGCGAACCTGGCCGCCGTGAACGCGCTGCGCGGAAAGATCGACAAGGCCGCCAGGTGGGCACGAGCACGGACACCCGACAACGAGGGCGCCGCGGCGCTCCTCGCGGCGGTGGGTTCACTGATCGCCAGAGCCCGTTCGGACCGCGCTGCTCTGGAAAGCGCCGCTGTGGCCCAACGGGACGCGGTCGTGGGCCTGGTGACCCGGATCCACCAAGACCACCCGATCGCGTTGGGGGCGTTCACCGCGGCGATGGCGACGGAGTTCGAGCTCGCGCGTTCGCGGCATTCGCCTGCCCGTGCGGACCAGGCGATCGACGCTCTGGAGGTCGGTCTGCTCCGCTGCTCGGCGACGCTCGGGACGACTCACCCGCAAACCCTTGTCGCGCAGGTCAACCTGGCTGCGGCCAAGTTCCAGGTCGCTCGTGACAGCCGGGAGAGCGATCAGGTCCGAGCAGCTGTCGCGACTCTGGCGGAAGCCGCGGCATCCACGTGCTCCGTGTTGGGTGAGGACCACCCTCAATGCCTGACCGCGCTGTCGAACCTCGCGTCGGCGGAATTCGAACTGGCCAGGGTGAGCCGTTCGACCGTTGCCGCGCACTCAGCACTGCCGAAACTTGTCGCCGCAGCCGAGCGCACGGCCTTGGTGCTGGGGACTGGACACCCCCAATCGTTGACCGCGTTGTCGAACCTCGCCTCTGCGGAGTTCGAGTTGGCCAGGCTCGCGGGCTCCCGTGACTTCGCGGCCCGCGCGCTGGAAAGTCTCGAACTCGCGACGAGCCGCTCGGCCGCAGTCCTCGGTGAAGGGCACCCGTCCACGCTTGTGCTCAACCAGGAACGTCGCGTGTGCCAGGCGTGGCTGTTCGACGAGGAGGACGACGACGGGGCCGGTGGCACCGTCCTCACCAAGCGCAGGACGGCGACCAAGTGGGATTTCGACGACGAGTACCTCTCGTTCGACCAGGCGGCCGACGTACTGCACCACGAGTCCGGGGCGGCGACATCGGCGGAACACGGACAGCTCGACGTGGTCAGGGCACTGGCAGATCTGGCCCTGATGAGCTGGAGATCCGGTGACCACGTCGAAGCCGTGTCCGCGGCCCGTCGCGCCATGCTTGCGTGGAGACCTCTTGCAGAAGATGATCCCCGGCACCTTGTCGACCTGGGCAGGTCACTGGACAACCTCGGTGTGTGCCTCTCGGGGGTCGGGAACGACTCGGAGGCGGTCAAGTGCTTCGACGAGGCCACGCGGATCTGGCGCGTCCTGTCACGGGACACCCCTTCTGCCCATCACCCCAACCTCGCGCGAACGCTCAACAACGCGAGTGTCAGCCTCCGAATCCTCGATCGAGCATCCGAAGCGGTAGCCGCGGCTGCGGAAGCCGTCGCCCTGCGCCGCGGCGCGGCGGGACCGGACAACGACGCACAGCAGTCCGAACTGGTCCGCTCACTTGCCAACCTCGCGTTGGCCATGCTTGCGGAGGGCCAAGCGGCCGATTCGCTGGCGACGGCCGAGGAAGCCGTCGACCTCTGCCGAACCCTCGTCTCGACCGCGTTCAACGAGCATCGCGAGGACCTCGCGCAAGCACTGGTCGTGTTCTCCGTTTGCCTGTCGGAGGCAGGCCGTCTTCGCAGTGCGTTGCACGCGGCCCGCGAGGCTGTCGCCCATCACCGCAGGCTGGTCGCTGTTGACCGCCACCACCTACTGGACTTGGCCCTGTCACTGGAGAACCTCGCCGATCACCTGGGTAGGAGCAACCGGCCTGGCGACCAACTGGCCGTGCTCATCGAGGCAACCGCGATGTGGAGCGAACTGGTCACCGCGAACCCCAACCGCTATTCGGCAGAGTTTGAGCAGTGCCTGTTGGCGGTCGAGACGCTGCGTGACGGCGGAGCGGCGGAGCCGACGGACTAG
- a CDS encoding trypsin-like peptidase domain-containing protein, with the protein MVHEYWVALRHGEVELGAGFLLTGRFLVTAEHCLRNLPTAVRDVGVVFADRTVRSAQVQTRLPDADLALIMLGERSPVRSPVVDTCSVFDPWRVPSRPKPTDPQLSGEIVASATQFTCEGGAELTALQLRTDTVLGDYSGYSGGPVERSTRGEQRLVGVLLEQYPDRQYPERASNVLFAATVSEVINRFDQLHNANLINAFRDPSTTNELINLGKELMESSDQWQGDAMLTGDQMAGIKLHIARSVIDGAIRRKLP; encoded by the coding sequence GTGGTCCACGAGTACTGGGTGGCACTGCGGCACGGCGAGGTCGAACTTGGCGCGGGGTTCCTCCTCACCGGCCGTTTCCTGGTGACCGCCGAGCACTGCCTGCGGAACCTGCCCACCGCTGTGCGCGATGTCGGCGTGGTGTTCGCCGACCGCACCGTCCGGTCCGCCCAGGTGCAGACCCGGTTGCCGGATGCCGACCTCGCACTGATCATGCTGGGCGAGCGGTCCCCGGTGCGGTCACCGGTCGTCGACACGTGCTCGGTGTTCGACCCCTGGCGGGTACCCAGCAGACCCAAACCGACCGATCCGCAGCTCAGCGGGGAAATCGTGGCATCCGCGACGCAGTTCACCTGCGAAGGCGGAGCCGAGTTGACGGCGTTGCAACTGCGCACCGACACCGTGCTCGGCGACTACTCCGGTTACTCCGGTGGTCCGGTCGAACGGAGCACCCGAGGCGAACAACGGCTTGTCGGTGTGCTGCTGGAGCAGTATCCCGATCGGCAGTATCCCGAGCGCGCGTCGAACGTCCTGTTCGCCGCGACCGTCAGCGAAGTGATCAACAGGTTCGACCAGCTCCACAACGCCAACCTGATCAACGCGTTTCGTGATCCGTCCACGACGAATGAGCTGATCAACCTCGGCAAAGAACTCATGGAGAGCAGCGACCAGTGGCAAGGGGACGCGATGCTCACGGGTGACCAGATGGCGGGTATCAAGCTGCACATCGCCCGAAGCGTCATCGACGGAGCCATTCGGAGGAAGTTGCCATGA
- a CDS encoding CU044_2847 family protein, protein MVNDVKAMDNAESHTIRVETVELDSSGNRQIASRRRTSSPLTERRDEIEQGIRAAVDVVRSSLDTTDEDTRGWRVASVEATFGITLAAEAGVILSKASAEATFEVTLTVERV, encoded by the coding sequence GTGGTGAACGATGTCAAAGCCATGGACAACGCCGAATCGCACACCATCCGGGTCGAAACCGTCGAACTCGACTCCTCCGGCAACAGGCAGATCGCGAGCAGACGCCGAACGAGTTCGCCGTTGACGGAACGCAGGGACGAGATCGAACAAGGAATCCGTGCCGCCGTGGACGTCGTCCGGTCATCACTGGACACGACTGACGAGGACACGCGGGGTTGGCGGGTGGCAAGCGTCGAAGCGACGTTCGGCATCACGTTGGCGGCAGAGGCCGGGGTGATCCTCAGCAAGGCGTCGGCCGAGGCGACGTTCGAAGTGACGTTGACCGTTGAGCGGGTTTGA
- a CDS encoding NmrA family NAD(P)-binding protein: MILVTGASGALGGLVLDRLAGHDVVAGSRSPVGDTARLVDFDRPGTLAAAFDGVDVLVFVSAGYADDDVVLARHGAVVDAATGAGVRHVVYTSLVGSGDGLAIALAHRWTEDRLAAAPFDVTVLRNGLYAEIPASLAVAAAASGAFEVPWGAGRLAVVAREDLADVAAKVALTSADHVGRTYELEGVTAVGGQDVADLLTTALGRPITYRPVPLGSLWHLPQPPFQVAHTVSLCSNVAAGRLDVRAGDLPGLLDAPPRSASDLIAAAART, encoded by the coding sequence ATGATCCTGGTTACCGGTGCCTCCGGCGCGCTCGGCGGACTCGTCCTCGACCGGCTCGCCGGTCACGACGTCGTGGCGGGCTCCCGCTCACCCGTCGGCGACACCGCGCGGCTGGTCGACTTCGACCGGCCCGGGACGCTCGCCGCCGCTTTCGACGGCGTCGACGTGCTGGTGTTCGTCTCGGCGGGCTACGCCGACGACGACGTCGTGCTCGCCCGGCACGGCGCGGTGGTCGACGCCGCCACCGGAGCGGGTGTGCGGCACGTCGTCTACACCAGCCTGGTCGGCTCCGGCGACGGCCTGGCCATCGCGCTGGCGCACCGGTGGACCGAGGACCGGCTGGCCGCCGCGCCGTTCGACGTCACCGTGCTGCGCAACGGCCTGTACGCCGAGATCCCGGCCTCGCTGGCGGTGGCCGCCGCGGCGTCCGGCGCGTTCGAGGTGCCGTGGGGCGCGGGCAGGCTGGCCGTCGTGGCCCGCGAGGACCTCGCCGACGTGGCGGCCAAGGTCGCGCTCACCAGCGCGGACCACGTGGGGCGCACATATGAGCTGGAAGGTGTCACGGCGGTCGGCGGGCAGGACGTCGCCGACCTGCTGACCACCGCGCTCGGCCGCCCGATCACCTACCGCCCGGTGCCGTTGGGGAGCCTCTGGCACCTGCCCCAACCGCCTTTCCAGGTCGCCCACACCGTGTCGCTGTGCTCGAACGTGGCGGCGGGCAGGTTGGACGTGCGGGCCGGGGACCTGCCGGGGCTGCTGGACGCGCCGCCGCGGTCGGCGTCGGACCTGATCGCGGCCGCCGCGCGGACCTAG
- a CDS encoding helix-turn-helix domain-containing protein produces the protein MSVAHTGVTPQVHGGPCGDDDCGIRDVLDRIGDKWSVLVVVELAKGVRRFRELERAIPGISQRMLTVTTRGLCRDGMVERTAYATIPPQVEYRLTPMGESLAGAIRHLADWSREHRDAIGGARAEWDGRDVTRP, from the coding sequence ATGTCGGTGGCGCACACCGGGGTAACCCCCCAGGTCCACGGGGGTCCGTGCGGTGACGACGACTGCGGGATCCGGGACGTGCTCGACCGGATCGGCGACAAGTGGAGCGTGCTGGTGGTCGTCGAGCTGGCGAAGGGGGTGCGGCGGTTCCGCGAGCTGGAGCGCGCGATCCCCGGTATCTCGCAGCGGATGCTGACCGTGACCACGCGCGGGCTGTGCCGCGACGGGATGGTCGAGCGCACGGCGTACGCGACCATCCCGCCGCAGGTCGAGTACCGGCTCACCCCGATGGGCGAGAGCCTCGCGGGGGCCATCCGCCACCTCGCCGACTGGTCGCGGGAGCACCGGGACGCGATCGGCGGGGCTCGGGCGGAGTGGGACGGGCGGGACGTCACCCGCCCTTGA